From one Neptunomonas phycophila genomic stretch:
- the rplJ gene encoding 50S ribosomal protein L10, whose product MALGLEDKKAIVAEVQEAAKGALSAVVADSRGVTVTDMTALRKQARENGVWLRVVRNTLARRAVSGSAFECLSDSFVGPTIIAFSNEHPGAGARILKEFAKDNDKFELKTAAFEGEVVDVAMLASLPTYEEGLAKLMSCMKEAAAGKLVRTIAAVRDQKEQTAA is encoded by the coding sequence GTGGCATTAGGACTAGAAGACAAAAAAGCGATCGTCGCTGAAGTCCAAGAAGCTGCTAAAGGCGCCCTTTCTGCAGTAGTTGCTGACTCTCGCGGTGTTACCGTGACAGACATGACTGCTTTGCGTAAGCAAGCGCGTGAAAATGGCGTATGGCTACGTGTTGTTCGTAACACGTTGGCACGTCGTGCAGTTTCTGGCTCAGCGTTCGAATGTTTGTCTGACTCTTTCGTTGGCCCAACTATCATTGCATTCTCAAACGAGCACCCAGGTGCTGGTGCGCGTATTCTGAAAGAATTCGCTAAAGACAATGATAAGTTTGAGCTGAAAACAGCAGCATTTGAAGGTGAAGTTGTAGACGTCGCTATGCTGGCAAGCTTGCCAACATACGAAGAAGGTCTGGCGAAACTGATGAGCTGTATGAAAGAAGCAGCAGCTGGCAAGTTGGTTCGTACCATCGCTGCCGTACGCGATCAGAAAGAACAAACCGCTGCATAA
- the rplL gene encoding 50S ribosomal protein L7/L12, protein MSLTKDDIINAIAEMSVMDVVELVSAMEEKFGVSAAAAVMAGPAGDAGAGAAEQTEFDVVLTAVGDKKVNVIKAVRGATGLGLKEAKEMVDGAPSTIKEGASKEEAEELKKALEEAGASVELK, encoded by the coding sequence ATGTCTCTGACTAAAGATGATATCATCAATGCAATCGCTGAAATGTCCGTAATGGACGTAGTTGAATTAGTTTCAGCTATGGAAGAAAAATTCGGCGTATCTGCTGCTGCAGCTGTAATGGCTGGCCCAGCTGGCGATGCAGGCGCAGGCGCTGCTGAGCAAACAGAATTCGACGTAGTTCTAACAGCTGTTGGCGATAAGAAAGTTAACGTAATCAAAGCTGTTCGTGGCGCTACAGGTCTTGGCCTGAAAGAAGCTAAAGAAATGGTTGATGGTGCTCCATCTACTATTAAAGAAGGTGCTAGCAAAGAAGAAGCTGAAGAGCTTAAGAAAGCACTGGAAGAAGCTGGCGCTTCTGTTGAGCTTAAGTAA